The following are from one region of the Populus trichocarpa isolate Nisqually-1 chromosome 8, P.trichocarpa_v4.1, whole genome shotgun sequence genome:
- the LOC7498219 gene encoding protein CRABS CLAW produces the protein MNLEEKASTEVPSSEHLCYVRCNFCNTVLAVGIPCKRLLDTVTVKCGHCNNLSFLSTRPPNQGQCLDQYHRLSLQGVSSNEKFLFNEKQGFCTDIRKGESSSSSTSSEQPVPTVPFVVKPPEKKHRLPSAYNRFMKEEIKRIKAADPEIPHREAFSTAAKNWARARYLPKSGAGSGSPNI, from the exons ATGAACCTAGAAGAGAAAGCAAGCACAGAGGTTCCATCATCTGAGCATCTCTGCTATGTCCGTTGCAACTTCTGCAACACTGTTCTTGCG GTCGGGATTCCATGCAAGAGGCTGCTGGACACTGTGACTGTCAAATGTGGTCATTGCAATAATCTCTCCTTTCTCAGCACCAGACCTCCCAACCAAGGGCAATGTCTTGATCAGTACCACCGACTGAGTCTACAG GGAGTTTCTAGTAATGAAAAGTTCTTATTCAATGAGAAGCAAGGGTTTTGCACTGATATCAGAAAGGGCGAATCCTCATCCTCCTCGACCTCTAGCGAACAACCGGTGCCCACAGTACCCTTCGTAGTAAAGC CGCCTGAGAAGAAACACCGACTTCCATCTGCTTACAATAGGTTTATGAA GGAGGAGATAAAGCGCATCAAAGCAGCCGATCCTGAGATACCACACAGAGAAGCTTTTAGCACAGCAGCTAAAAAT TGGGCTAGGGCTAGGTACCTTCCAAAGTCGGGTGCTGGTTCTGGGAGCCCTAATATTTAA
- the LOC7471071 gene encoding squamosa promoter-binding-like protein 6, which translates to MDFWSYASEGKGLLFSDEIDLSVDAFARSRKTLIGWDTESVESTEFIDFGFSEIPRKPFHGSKTGVGVLGGTDGGIDSSKLVASSPNCMIASNSSMESGSNHSNSLVESNSQDSSLIDLKLGRLADFKDAQNSKFSKERLLSSVSPTAQAKRARATCSRPQTTYCQVYGCNKDLSSSKDYHKRHKVCEVHSKTPQVIVDGNEQRFCQQCSRFHLLVDFDDGKRSCRKRLAGHNERRRKPQLGTLSVKPHKLLHPYQGTKFLGTSLPKKTSLLFPNMLPGSAFCPGNYEEENWCRRIKLEENSIYSSPSAIPMGNGQLLPKSFLHLHGNGLQKTCGISSPAIDDRNFCNTTTFHELAGASHSSCALSLLSAESQDLSHSAGNITARPLVSQVSHACQSLGNVNKSLGVGSLEKYFPNGLYPSGMNFIEVNDMGPFVVPGSGHAADFQVETDGFLQQSDILNAKYGVSPENGSTVDLLQLSSHLQRVEQQRNSMQVKHENEEFCSFGSTYGV; encoded by the exons ATGGACTTCTGGAGCTATGCTTCAGAAGGAAAAGGCCTTCTTTTCTCTGATGAAATAGATTTATCTGTTGATGCATTTGCAAGAAGTAGAAAAACATTGATAGGATGGGATACAGAATCGGTTGAGAGTACTGAGTTTATAGATTTTGGTTTCTCTGAAATTCCAAGAAAGCCTTTTCATGGCAGCAAAACAGGTGTGGGTGTGCTTGGTGGTACTGATGGTGGTATTGATTCGAGTAAACTAGTCGCAAGTTCTCCTAATTGCATGATTGCATCCAATTCGTCAATGGAATCCGGGTCCAATCATTCGAATTCTCTCGTGGAATCTAATAGTCAGGATTCATCACTGATTGATTTGAAGCTAGGGAGATTGGCTGATTTCAAAGATGCACAAAATAGCAAGTTTTCGAAAGAGAGGTTGTTATCTTCAGTAAGTCCAACTGCTCAGGCAAAGCGTGCTCGAGCGACATGTTCACGCCCTCAGACTACCTATTGCCAGGTCTATGGTTGTAACAAGGATCTTAGTTCTTCAAAGGATTACCACAAGAGGCATAAAGTTTGCGAGGTTCACTCAAAAACGCCTCAAGTTATTGTTGATGGCAATGAACAGAGGTTTTGTCAGCAGTGTAGCAG GTTTCACTTGCtggttgattttgatgatggTAAGCGAAGTTGCCGTAAACGCTTGGCAGGCCACAATGAACGTAGAAGGAAGCCTCAATTGGGTACCCTCTCTGTCAAACCACATAAGTTACTGCATCCATATCAAG GCACCAAATTTCTGGGGACTTCCTTGCCAAAGAAAACATCTCTTCTTTTCCCAAACATGCTTCCAGGGAGTGCTTTTTGTCCAGgaaattatgaagaagaaaattggTGCAGGCGCATTAAATTGGAAGAGAATTCAATTTACAGCTCTCCATCTGCAATACCCATGGGAAACGGGCAGTTGCTGCCGAAGTCATTCCTCCATTTGCACGGCAATGGGTTACAAAAGACTTGTGGAATTTCTTCACCGGCAATTGATGACCGCAATTTTTGTAACACAACAACTTTTCATGAGTTAGCTGGGGCGTCGCACTCTAGCTGTGCTCTCTCTCTTCTGTCAGCTGAATCACAGGACTTGAGCCATTCTGCAGGAAATATAACGGCTAGGCCCTTGGTCAGTCAAGTGAGTCATGCTTGTCAGAGCTTGGGTAATGTTAACAAATCTTTAGGGGTAGGCTCCTTGGAAAAGTACTTCCCAAATGGGCTCTATCCGTCTGGAATGAATTTCATTGAAGTCAACGATATGGGGCCATTTGTGGTTCCTGGTTCCGGTCACGCAGCGGACTTCCAAGTTGAAACAGATGGATTTCTACAACAGTCAGATATTTTGAATGCGAAGTATGGCGTTTCTCCTGAAAATGGATCAACTGTGGATTTGCTTCAACTCTCATCACATCTTCAGAGGGTGGAGCAACAGAGGAACTCCATGCAAGTGAAGCATGAAAATGAGGAGTTCTGCAGTTTCGGCTCTACTTATGGGGTGTGA